GGAGTACTTTGGTCTGACAGAAGGCCTGAGCACCTGTGCGATGCCATCTGGACAGCAGAACTATCCGGTATCCCTGTACGAAACCATACGTCGGTTCAAAACGATGCCGGATGCCTTTGTCTGCGCCAATGACTTTGTTGCCATGGATCTGGTCAAGGCATTGAATGAGCTGGGGTATTCGGTTCCCGATGATATCTGGGTCTGCGGCTTCGATGACAGTCAGGAGGCTTCCTACTTTGCCCCCCATCTGACTTCGATCCATATCCATGGACAGATCATGGGCTACACCGCTGCCAATCTGCTTATGACCCGCATCGAAGAGCCATCGCTGAACTATCGCACCGTCTATACGGAAACCAACCTGATCCTGCGCGAATCCACAGGAGATTGAGCGAAAGGAGAACCCCCATGCGTGACCTGTGCAATACGGACAAGCCGCTGTTTGCTGTGCTGACGAAATTGACTTACAGTGCTTACCTGAACATCTTATGGCTCGTGTGCAGCCTGCCCATCGTTACCATAGGAGCTTCTACGACCGCATTGTTCTACGTCACGCTCAAAATGGCGGAAGATCGGGACGATGGTCTGACCCGGATGTTTTTTAAGGCGTTCCGGGAAAATTTTAAGCCTGCCACAAAACTCTGGCTGATCCTGCTGGCAGTCGGCAGTTTGCTGGCTGTGGATGGCTTTGTGCTGCGCCGAATGTGGAGCGAAAACATTTTCTGGACGCTGCTCACTGCAGTGCTTATTGGTGCGGCAGTTCTGTACGGCATCGTTCTGCTGTATGCCTTTCCTCTGCTGGCACGGTTTGAAAACACCACCTTCGGCATCCTGAAAACAGCGTTTCTCGTGGGTGTCCGGTATCTGTTTTGCACCCTGCTGATGGCGGCGATCTATGGCATCATGGGGTACGTCATAGTGTTTGTGTTCACGCCTGCATTCCTGCTGGGCATGGGCTTCTGCGCAATGCTCTGCTCCTTTCTGATGCTTCGGATCCTCTATCTGATCGGTGGAGACCCTGATGCAGTACACGAGGAATACGACCATGACAAAAACTGACCGGGATACGCTCCGCTCCCTCCATGGGCGCA
Above is a genomic segment from Faecalibacterium taiwanense containing:
- a CDS encoding DUF624 domain-containing protein; protein product: MRDLCNTDKPLFAVLTKLTYSAYLNILWLVCSLPIVTIGASTTALFYVTLKMAEDRDDGLTRMFFKAFRENFKPATKLWLILLAVGSLLAVDGFVLRRMWSENIFWTLLTAVLIGAAVLYGIVLLYAFPLLARFENTTFGILKTAFLVGVRYLFCTLLMAAIYGIMGYVIVFVFTPAFLLGMGFCAMLCSFLMLRILYLIGGDPDAVHEEYDHDKN